Sequence from the Streptosporangiales bacterium genome:
GAAGATCGCCGCGCAGGTCGACGGCACGCCGTGCTGCACGCACGTCGGCGCCGACGGCGCCGGGCACTTCGTCAAGATGGTGCACAACGGCATCGAGTACGCCGACATGCAGCTCATCGCCGAGGCCTACGATCTGCTCCGCTCCGGCCTCGGCATGGCACCCGACGAGCTCGCCGGGGTGTTCCGCGACTGGAACGAGGGCGACCTCGAGTCGTTCCTCATCGAGATCACCGCTGAGGTGCTCGGCCACGTCGACGCCGCGACCGGGTCGCCGTTCGTCGACGTCGTCGTCGACCAGGCGGAGGAGAAGGGCACCGGACGCTGGACTGTGCAGAACGCGCTCGAGCTCGGCGTGCCCGTCACGGGAATCGCCGAAGCGGTGTTCGCGCGGTCGCTGTCAGGTCACCCGGAGCAGCGCGAGGCCGCGCGCGGCGTGCTGCCCGGTCCGAAGACGGAGACGTTGGTCGACCGCAACGGGTTCGTCGACGACGTGCGCAAGGCCCTGTACGCGTCGAAGGTCGTGGCGTACGCGCAGGGGTTCGACCAGATCCAGGCTGGGTCCGACGCGTTCGGCTGGACGGTCGACCGCGGGGCGATGGCGACGATCTGGCGCGGCGGCTGCATCATCAGGGCGCGCTTCCTCGACCGCATCCGCGAGGCGTACGACGAGAACGGCGCGCTGTCGTCGCTGCTCGTGGCGCCGTACTTCCGCGACGCCCTCGCCGAGGGTCAGGAAGCGTGGCGCCGGGTCGTCGCCGACGCCGCCAGGCTGGGTGTTCCCGTGCCCGGGTTCTCGTCAGCGCTGAGCTACTACGACGCGCTGCGCCGCGACCGGCTGCCCGCGTCGCTGCTCCAGGGCCTGCGCGACTTCTTCGGGGCGCACACGTACCGCCGCGTCGACCGCGCGGGCACGTTCCACACCGACTGGCCCAACGACCGTGCGGAGTCGGAGCAGTAGCGGAGTCTCGTGGGTCAGACCACGTCTTCCAGCACCGCGCCGGGTCCTGGGCGGGGCTCGGTGTCCCGTGCGCTCAGGCCGCCGTGTCCCGCCTCGCAGGTCAGCTCGGCGCTCACGACCGCACCGCAGTCCTGGTGCGTGACGACGACGGCGGGCCCGCTGTCGTCGGCCAGGTATCGGTCGCCCCACTGCATCAGCGCGACCAGCGCAGGGAACAGGTCGCGCCCCTTCTCGGTGAGCCGGTACTCGAAGCGCTCGCGGTGCCCTGTCTTCCGGTACGGGTGCCGCACGAGTAGGTCATGCTCGACCAGGGTCTGCAGCCGGACCGCGAGGACGTTGCGGGCCACGCCGAGGTTGCGCTGCAGGTCCTCGAAACGCCGGACGCCGTAGAACGCCTCCCGCAGGATGAGCAGCGTCCAGCGTTCACCGACGACGGTCAGGGTGCGCCCGATGGAGCAGTTGTCGCTGCGGTAGCGAGATCTCTGATGCATGGGCTCACCGGATGGTCTGGGTTGACAGTCGAGACTCAGCCTACCTACGGTACAGCTGAGTTGCATTCAGCAACTCAGTGCGACCAGGAGGCCCGGCATGCCGATGCTCGACGCGTACATCCCCGAGGGCGCACTCTCCGCCGAAGCGGAACGGAATCTGCTCACCGAGCTCACGACGATCCTGTTGACCTGGGAAGGCGCCGATCCGCGGAACGCGGCGGCGCGGTCGATCGCATGGGTCTTCCTGCACCGGCCCACGGCGGTCCTCGTCGGCGGCGAGGCGACCGGCGAACCGCGGTACAAGATCGTCGCCACGGTGCCGGAAGGACAACTCGACGACGAGCGGCGAGGGGGCATGGTCGCGGCCGTCACCGACGCGGTCCTGAAGGCCGAGGGTGCCACGCGGAAGCGCGACGCCCTGCGCGTCTGGGTCTTCACCCAGGAGGTCCCGGACGGCAGCTGGGGCGCCGGCGGTCGGATCCAACGGCTTGCCGACATCGCGGGTTTCGTCCTGGGCGACGAAGCGGCCGGCGAGGCACACGCCAGGGCGCAGCTGAGCGCCGCGCGCTCCTGACGGGGCACACCGCGCCGGGCCTCAGCCGAGGATCGCGCGGACGAGCAGGGCGACGCTCGCCAGGCCCGAGATCACGAGCACGGCGACGCGGGTGCGTCGCGGGTCGAGCACCCGGACGGCCCAGCGCGACGCGAGGGCGCCGACCGCGATGCCGGGGAGCAGCAGCGCGGCGGTACGCACCTCGGCGGTGCCGATCTGCCCGGTCACGGCGAGCCCGGCCACCGAGAGCGCTGTGCCGGCGAAGAAGAACGTGGAGAGGTTCGCGCGCAGCCCTTCGCCGTGCCACGACTGCATGAGCCATGCCACCGGCGCCGCGCCCGTCGAGACGGCGGTGCCCATCACGCCGGAGACCGCGCCGGCCCCGATCAGCGTGGGACGGGAGATCACCGGGCGCAGGCCGAGCACTGACAGCAGGACGGCGACGAGCACGGTGACGCCGAAGAACGCCTCCAGGCCGCGGGTCGGCAGGACGATCAGGATGGTGACGCCGAGCACCGTGCCGGGTACCCGGCTGACCATCGCCCAGCCGAGCTCGCGGAACTCCAGCGACCGGCGGCCGGCGAACGCGAGCACGCTCGTCAGCACGACGGCGATGAGGAGCAGCGGGCCGGGGACGAGGTCGGGGTCGAGCAGCGCCAGCAGGGGGGCGCAGAGCAGGCCGAGTCCGAAGCCGAGGCTGCACTGCAGGCAGGAGCCGGCGGCGAGGGCGAGGGAGGCGAGGAGGTAAGGCGTCAGCTCCATCTACTGCCGGCCCGACGCCACGTAAGAACCTCCTACGCAGACATGCTAGGTCGGCGGTTCGCGGGCCGCCGTAAGACGTGGCGAACCGCACAGGGGGCGTACGGTCAGCGATGCGCGAGCCGGATGACGTCGTCGAGGTCGTCGCGGGCCGCCGCCGGATCGGGTCCTGGCCACAGGCCGACGCTGTGCACGCCCGCCTCCTCGAGCGCCGCGATGTGCGCCACGGCGTCGTCGAGCGTGCCGATCGGCCCGATCTCCTGCCACCAGTCGGACGGGATCGCGGCGAGGACGTCCTTGCCGCGGTCGGCGTACAACGCGGCGAGGTCGTCGTAGAACGGCAGTGCCCGCAGCTCGGTGTTGGGGTCGTCGAGCAGCATGGCCAGCCACGGGACCATGTCGCGGTACGCGTCGGCGCGGTCGTGCTTGACGCACATCGCGGAGAACGCCGCGACGTGGAAGCCGTCCGGGTGTCCGGCCTGCTCCAGTGCCCTGCGTACGTGGGTCGGGCTGGCCGGCTCGGCGAGCACGACCCCGCCGGCGACCCGGCCGGCGAGCGCGAGCGACTTCGGGCCGCGCACCCCGGCGAGCAGCGGGGGCACGGTCGTCGGTGGTCGTTCGAGTCGTACCTGGTCGAGCGTGACGTACCGGCCGTCGACGGTCACCGTCTCCCCGGCGAGCAGCCGGCGGACGGCCGTCATCACCTCGTCGAGCGCGGTCAGCGGCGACGCCGGACGCGCGCCCATCTGGCCCATCCACGCCTGCACGCCGTGCCCGATGCCGGGGAGCACACGACCCGGCGCCAGCTCGCACAGGGTGGCGATCTCCATCGCCGTGACGGCGGCGTTGCGCGACACCGCGGGCAGGACACCGATCCCGACGGTGAGCCGTTCGGACACCGCGAGCGCCGCCGCCGCGAGGCTCACGCCCGCGGTGTAGAAGACGTCCTCGATGACCCACAGCTCGTCGGCGCCGCCGTCGTCGAGCAGTCGTGCGAAGTCGTGCACGAGCGCGGGCGGGAAGGTGCGGGGGAAGCACATCCCCACCGCGGCACGGTTGTCGGTCATCGGATACCCCGTCTCGTCGGCCCGGCAGGACACACCGAGCATGCCACCAGCCGCCGACACGTGCCGATTTCCCCGTCTCCGCTTGGGGTCCCCGGTCGTGGTGCTGGCACCTGCTGGGGTCCCCGGTGGTGGTGCTGGCACCTGCCGGGGTCCCCAGCGGTGGTGTCGGCACCTGCGCAGGGTGCGGCCGCGGTCGACCTCAGACGTCGAGGACCGTGCGGAGGTACGGGTTGTCGAAGGAGCGACCGGGGTCGAGCTCGTCACGCAGCGCCGTGAAGTCGCCGAAGCGCGGATAGAGGTCGCGCAGCCGTGCTGCGTCGAGGCCGTGCAGCTTTCCCCAGTGCGGCCGTCCGTCGACGGCGGCGACGATGTCCTCGACGGCGGCGAAGTAGCGCTCGTGCGGAAGTCGCGGGTACTGGTGCACTGCGATGTACGCGGTGTCGCGTCCGTACGCCGTCGACAGCCAGACGTCGTCGGCGGCCGCGAACCGCACCTCGACGGGGAACGGGATCCGTTCACCGCTCGTGTCGATCCACTGCCTGATCCCGAGGAGGACGTCGGTGATCGCGGCGCGAGGGACGGCGTACTCCATCTCGAGGAAGCGCACGCGCCTCGGTGAGGTGAACACCCGGTACGACGTGTCGGCGTACTC
This genomic interval carries:
- the gndA gene encoding NADP-dependent phosphogluconate dehydrogenase, whose translation is MAEQAVVGVTGLAVMGRNLARNLARNGFSVAVHNRTSSRTTELVERFGHEGTFVPSATIEEFVTSLERPRKVLVMVKAGAPTDAVIDELVPLLDAGDIVIDGGNAWFEDTRRRESALRAHGLHFVGAGVSGGEEGALNGPSIMPGGSAESYESLGPLFEKIAAQVDGTPCCTHVGADGAGHFVKMVHNGIEYADMQLIAEAYDLLRSGLGMAPDELAGVFRDWNEGDLESFLIEITAEVLGHVDAATGSPFVDVVVDQAEEKGTGRWTVQNALELGVPVTGIAEAVFARSLSGHPEQREAARGVLPGPKTETLVDRNGFVDDVRKALYASKVVAYAQGFDQIQAGSDAFGWTVDRGAMATIWRGGCIIRARFLDRIREAYDENGALSSLLVAPYFRDALAEGQEAWRRVVADAARLGVPVPGFSSALSYYDALRRDRLPASLLQGLRDFFGAHTYRRVDRAGTFHTDWPNDRAESEQ
- a CDS encoding transcriptional regulator gives rise to the protein MHQRSRYRSDNCSIGRTLTVVGERWTLLILREAFYGVRRFEDLQRNLGVARNVLAVRLQTLVEHDLLVRHPYRKTGHRERFEYRLTEKGRDLFPALVALMQWGDRYLADDSGPAVVVTHQDCGAVVSAELTCEAGHGGLSARDTEPRPGPGAVLEDVV
- a CDS encoding Tautomerase enzyme; this translates as MPMLDAYIPEGALSAEAERNLLTELTTILLTWEGADPRNAAARSIAWVFLHRPTAVLVGGEATGEPRYKIVATVPEGQLDDERRGGMVAAVTDAVLKAEGATRKRDALRVWVFTQEVPDGSWGAGGRIQRLADIAGFVLGDEAAGEAHARAQLSAARS
- a CDS encoding TSUP family transporter, with amino-acid sequence MELTPYLLASLALAAGSCLQCSLGFGLGLLCAPLLALLDPDLVPGPLLLIAVVLTSVLAFAGRRSLEFRELGWAMVSRVPGTVLGVTILIVLPTRGLEAFFGVTVLVAVLLSVLGLRPVISRPTLIGAGAVSGVMGTAVSTGAAPVAWLMQSWHGEGLRANLSTFFFAGTALSVAGLAVTGQIGTAEVRTAALLLPGIAVGALASRWAVRVLDPRRTRVAVLVISGLASVALLVRAILG
- a CDS encoding LLM class flavin-dependent oxidoreductase, with the protein product MCFPRTFPPALVHDFARLLDDGGADELWVIEDVFYTAGVSLAAAALAVSERLTVGIGVLPAVSRNAAVTAMEIATLCELAPGRVLPGIGHGVQAWMGQMGARPASPLTALDEVMTAVRRLLAGETVTVDGRYVTLDQVRLERPPTTVPPLLAGVRGPKSLALAGRVAGGVVLAEPASPTHVRRALEQAGHPDGFHVAAFSAMCVKHDRADAYRDMVPWLAMLLDDPNTELRALPFYDDLAALYADRGKDVLAAIPSDWWQEIGPIGTLDDAVAHIAALEEAGVHSVGLWPGPDPAAARDDLDDVIRLAHR